In one Sphingobacterium daejeonense genomic region, the following are encoded:
- a CDS encoding type B 50S ribosomal protein L31, translating into MKKDLHPSNYRLVVFKDMSNDYSFVTKSCVDTKETITWEDGNEYPLVKLEISHTSHPFYTGKMKLVDTAGRIDKFRSRYNKK; encoded by the coding sequence ATGAAAAAAGATTTGCATCCATCAAACTACAGATTAGTTGTATTCAAAGACATGTCAAATGACTATTCTTTTGTTACTAAATCTTGTGTTGATACAAAAGAAACTATTACTTGGGAAGATGGTAACGAGTACCCATTGGTAAAGTTAGAGATTTCTCACACTTCACACCCATTCTACACTGGTAAGATGAAATTGGTTGATACAGCAGGACGTATTGATAAATTCCGTAGCCGTTACAACAAAAAGTAA
- a CDS encoding putative sugar nucleotidyl transferase — protein MSLTIVLFDNAHWRRRLFPFAATRPIGNIRTGICTLDGKWGRIFEAPVTFDTVDYLSDKFPFSDFGNQDFLIIRSNVLPSDDLIVELKSLNPGEVLLDDNSWVAIRSTEGKIDYQNLHLRYNPIKTSCNIQYLNFLEDIFLQNKSQLLFDYNLLTAGRNTASISSSNAVYGSWIFVEEGAQVEGVSLNSLEGPIYIGKGCKIEEGQLFKRLCCNRRWCKGQDWCSIVSQHKHWSGQYCLWRGK, from the coding sequence ATGTCGCTAACCATCGTATTATTTGATAACGCACATTGGCGCAGGCGTCTATTTCCCTTTGCCGCGACTCGTCCAATTGGTAATATCAGAACCGGTATTTGTACACTAGATGGTAAATGGGGCCGTATTTTTGAGGCACCAGTTACTTTTGATACAGTTGACTACCTCAGCGACAAATTTCCTTTTTCAGATTTTGGCAACCAGGATTTCTTAATTATACGTAGCAATGTTTTGCCATCGGATGATTTGATTGTTGAACTGAAGTCTTTAAATCCTGGCGAAGTGCTTTTAGATGATAATTCTTGGGTGGCGATACGATCAACAGAAGGAAAGATCGACTATCAAAATCTTCATCTTCGCTATAATCCAATCAAAACCTCCTGCAACATTCAATACCTCAATTTTCTTGAAGATATCTTTTTGCAGAATAAGTCTCAATTGTTGTTTGATTATAACCTATTGACAGCGGGAAGAAATACAGCCTCAATAAGTTCTAGTAATGCTGTTTATGGCAGCTGGATATTTGTTGAAGAGGGCGCTCAGGTTGAGGGTGTTAGTTTGAATAGTCTGGAGGGGCCTATTTATATTGGTAAAGGTTGTAAGATTGAAGAAGGCCAGTTATTTAAAAGGTTATGTTGCAATAGGAGATGGTGCAAGGGTCAAGACTGGTGCTCGATTGTATCCCAACACAAGCATTGGTCCGGGCAGTACTGTTTGTGGAGAGGTAAATAA
- a CDS encoding insulinase family protein → MNLYENNKGVEKVVNKGKEAKAMVRLTMYGDYTYNEQENLNTSALETILTNKLLERLREEESGVYGTGARFSVSKFPKPRYTFMIGFGTSVDKYQPLINSAIDVIKKIKADGPSQVDLDKFKIEEKRQLEINLRENGFWAGQLFRFCSE, encoded by the coding sequence TTGAACCTATATGAGAACAACAAAGGTGTTGAGAAAGTAGTCAATAAAGGGAAAGAAGCTAAAGCGATGGTTCGTTTGACCATGTATGGAGATTATACATACAATGAACAAGAGAATCTGAATACATCTGCATTAGAGACTATTTTGACTAATAAATTATTAGAAAGACTTCGTGAAGAGGAGAGTGGAGTATATGGTACAGGTGCTAGATTTTCCGTAAGTAAGTTTCCGAAACCTAGGTATACATTTATGATTGGGTTTGGAACAAGTGTAGATAAATATCAGCCATTGATTAATTCAGCGATTGATGTAATTAAAAAAATCAAGGCTGATGGTCCATCGCAAGTTGATTTAGATAAGTTCAAGATTGAAGAGAAACGTCAGTTGGAAATCAATTTACGTGAGAATGGTTTCTGGGCGGGTCAGCTTTTTAGGTTCTGTTCAGAATGA
- a CDS encoding insulinase family protein, whose product MSKPGQFEDGFKAVVRELDRFQRFGFTESEFKRAISSISKNNESSYVERDKRKSDSYVNTYLNHFLNDGPALGNEDRYELTKQLLPTLTLKEVEDIAKEFYVDTNRDVLILAPETDKDKLPDEAAVNSWFDSIDKEDLKAYEDKVSDLPMLSKAPVKGSIKSEKSIDKIETKEIILSNGVKVLLKPTKFKNDEISINAYSPGGTSLYSDADYMSASFAGNLVNSSGIGQLNTVELQKSLTGKDVNISPYISERAEGLRGSTDKESLKTAFEMVYGYFTEPRIEDDVFQSVISKQKDMMANRENDPNFVYSDAIQRTLYGNSIRRVPYSLKDLENVNQAKALEIYKDRFADASDFTFVIVGSFTEDEIKPYLEEYLAALPTTNRKRRSKRFEPI is encoded by the coding sequence GTGTCAAAGCCTGGTCAATTTGAAGATGGTTTCAAAGCTGTTGTAAGAGAATTAGATCGTTTTCAAAGATTCGGATTCACAGAATCAGAATTCAAGAGAGCTATCAGTTCCATCTCCAAGAACAATGAATCTTCTTATGTTGAGCGTGATAAACGTAAATCAGATAGTTATGTAAATACTTATTTAAATCATTTCTTGAATGATGGTCCTGCATTGGGCAATGAAGATAGGTATGAATTAACTAAGCAATTGTTGCCAACATTAACTTTAAAAGAAGTTGAAGACATCGCCAAAGAATTTTATGTTGACACGAATCGTGATGTATTGATTTTGGCGCCTGAGACCGATAAAGACAAATTGCCAGATGAAGCTGCTGTAAATTCTTGGTTTGATTCCATTGACAAAGAGGATCTGAAAGCCTACGAAGATAAGGTGTCTGATTTACCTATGTTGTCTAAAGCTCCTGTTAAGGGATCGATTAAGTCTGAAAAGTCGATTGATAAAATTGAAACTAAAGAAATCATCTTGAGCAATGGCGTTAAGGTCTTATTAAAACCTACTAAATTCAAGAATGATGAGATTTCTATCAACGCATATAGTCCAGGTGGTACTTCCTTGTATTCTGATGCGGATTATATGTCAGCTTCCTTTGCTGGGAATTTAGTGAATAGTTCTGGTATCGGTCAATTGAATACGGTTGAGTTACAAAAAAGCTTAACTGGAAAAGATGTGAACATCAGTCCTTATATTTCAGAGCGTGCTGAGGGATTGCGTGGTTCGACGGATAAGGAAAGTTTAAAAACAGCTTTTGAGATGGTTTATGGTTATTTCACGGAGCCAAGAATCGAAGATGATGTTTTCCAAAGCGTTATCAGTAAACAGAAGGATATGATGGCGAATCGTGAAAATGATCCAAACTTCGTCTATAGTGATGCCATTCAGCGTACACTTTACGGTAACAGCATCCGTCGTGTTCCTTATTCATTGAAAGACCTTGAAAATGTAAACCAAGCCAAGGCGCTCGAAATATACAAAGATAGATTTGCTGATGCTTCAGATTTTACCTTTGTAATCGTTGGATCCTTTACTGAAGACGAGATCAAACCTTATTTAGAAGAATATCTTGCTGCTCTTCCTACTACAAACCGTAAAAGAAGAAGCAAAAGATTTGAACCTATATGA
- a CDS encoding M16 family metallopeptidase — MALAFLLPFATEMASAYVPSTLNSEAKVLLINDSLKWDAKLPFDKDVIKGKLENGFQYYIRKNAEPEKRVTMYLAMKVGSILEDENQLGLAHFMEHMNFNGLKHFPKNELIDYLQKAGVRFGSDLNAYTSFDETVYQLPIPSDDPELLKNGLQVMRDWAQDAMLDTEEINKERGIIMEEMRGGRGAQQRMRDQYFPVMLNGSRYSDRLPIGTEKVVMNFDPEVIRQFHKDWYRPDLQSLIIVGDIDPKQMEAEVKRLFSDMKVPANKKPRTEYKVDLLNKNQFIKVTDPEMSYTIGQILSSTLRKK, encoded by the coding sequence TTGGCATTAGCCTTTCTGTTGCCCTTTGCGACGGAGATGGCGAGTGCTTACGTTCCTTCAACCTTAAACTCTGAAGCTAAAGTATTATTGATTAACGATTCCCTTAAATGGGATGCTAAATTACCTTTTGATAAGGATGTTATTAAAGGGAAATTGGAAAATGGTTTTCAGTATTACATTCGTAAAAATGCTGAGCCAGAGAAACGTGTAACGATGTATTTGGCTATGAAAGTTGGTTCTATCCTTGAGGATGAAAACCAATTGGGCTTGGCTCACTTTATGGAGCATATGAACTTCAATGGATTGAAGCATTTTCCAAAGAACGAATTGATCGATTACCTTCAGAAAGCTGGTGTTCGTTTTGGGTCTGACTTAAATGCTTATACAAGTTTTGACGAGACCGTTTATCAACTACCGATACCTTCGGACGATCCAGAATTATTAAAAAATGGTCTCCAAGTAATGCGCGATTGGGCGCAGGATGCCATGTTGGACACAGAGGAGATCAATAAAGAGCGTGGAATTATCATGGAAGAAATGCGTGGTGGCCGTGGTGCACAGCAACGTATGCGCGATCAATATTTTCCAGTGATGTTGAATGGCTCTCGATACTCTGACCGACTACCAATTGGAACCGAAAAGGTCGTTATGAATTTCGATCCTGAAGTAATTCGTCAATTCCATAAAGATTGGTACCGTCCTGATTTGCAGTCTCTTATTATAGTTGGGGATATTGATCCAAAACAGATGGAGGCTGAGGTGAAAAGGTTGTTTTCAGATATGAAGGTTCCAGCCAACAAAAAACCTAGAACTGAATACAAGGTTGATTTATTGAATAAAAATCAATTTATCAAGGTTACTGATCCGGAGATGTCATATACTATCGGTCAAATCTTATCAAGCACCCTGAGGAAAAAGTAG
- a CDS encoding site-specific integrase, with the protein MNWEQLKKDFKRYLLLERGLSDNSIVAYLNDVKKLQSFCRIATN; encoded by the coding sequence ATGAATTGGGAACAACTAAAAAAGGATTTTAAACGTTATTTACTGCTAGAAAGAGGCTTAAGCGATAACAGTATAGTCGCGTATTTAAATGACGTTAAAAAACTTCAGAGTTTTTGCCGAATTGCAACAAATTGA
- a CDS encoding carboxypeptidase-like regulatory domain-containing protein, which translates to MLKYVWTALLFLSIGIVNAQTNNQYINGIVLDESAEPIVGASITVLEKDFNTTSDVHGNFKFKEGDGHQHLTLRVSAWVMKLLNSLFIRKLGIL; encoded by the coding sequence ATGTTGAAATATGTATGGACTGCGCTTCTATTCTTATCGATAGGAATTGTAAATGCACAGACCAATAATCAATATATCAATGGTATTGTCCTGGACGAGAGCGCTGAACCAATTGTTGGCGCAAGCATTACTGTACTAGAAAAGGATTTTAATACTACTTCTGATGTTCATGGCAACTTTAAGTTCAAAGAGGGCGATGGACATCAACACCTTACTTTACGTGTTTCTGCTTGGGTTATGAAACTTTTGAACAGCCTATTCATACGGAAGCTGGGCATACTTTAA